Proteins encoded by one window of Microtus pennsylvanicus isolate mMicPen1 chromosome 18, mMicPen1.hap1, whole genome shotgun sequence:
- the Klk13 gene encoding kallikrein-13, with translation MWPLVAAFVCLTVALSGGISRDYPKILNGTNGTNGFLPGGYTCHPHSQPWQAALLVRGRLLCGGVLVHPKWILTAAHCRKDGYTVHLGKHALGRVENGEQTMEVVRSIPHPEYQVSPTHLNHDHDIMLLELKSPVQFSSRIRALPLSPDDCLPTGTCCRVSGWGTTTSPQVNYPKTLQCANIELRSDEECRQVYPGKITANMLCAGTKEGGKDSCEGDSGGPLVCNGKLYGIISWGDFPCGQPNRPGVYTRVSKYLRWIWETIRNTPKQRQIRGRQ, from the exons ATGTGGCCCCTAGTGGCTGCCTTCGTTTGCCTGACCGTGGCCTTGTCCGGAG GAATCTCCCGGGACTACCCCAAGATTCTCAATGGTACCAATGGAACCAATGGTTTTCTCCCGGGGGGCTACACCTGCCACCCCCACTCTCAGCCATGGCAGGCAGCTCTACTGGTCCGTGGACGACTTCTCTGTGGAGGTGTTCTGGTTCACCCCAAATGGATACTCACAGCAGCTCACTGCAGGAAAGA TGGGTACACAGTTCACCTAGGCAAGCATGCCCTGGGGCGTGTGGAGAACGGCGAGCAGACAATGGAGGTGGTCCGCTCTATCCCCCATCCTGAATACCAGGTCAGCCCCACCCACTTGAACCACGACCATGATATCATGCTTCTGGAGCTGAAGTCCCCAGTCCAGTTCAGCAGCCGCATCCGCGCTCTGCCACTCTCCCCGGACGACTGCCTGCCCACTGGCACCTGCTGTCGTGTTTCTGGCTGGGGTACCACCACCAGTCCCCAGG tgAATTACCCTAAAACCCTGCAGTGTGCCAACATTGAACTGCGCTCAGACGAGGAATGCCGACAGGTGTATCCCGGAAAGATCACGGCCAACATGCTTTGTGCTGGTACCAAAGAAGGCGGGAAGGACTCTTGTGAG GGTGATTCAGGGGGCCCACTGGTTTGCAACGGCAAACTCTATGGCATCATCTCATGGGGAGATTTTCCATGTGGGCAGCCCAACCGACCTGGTGTCTACACACGAGTCTCAAAATATCTGCGTTGGATCTGGGAGACAATCAGAAACACCCCAAAGCAGAGACAGATAAGGGGCAGACAATAA